The window GGCCATGGCCCTGACCGGCGCACGCACCATCGCCGACCTTGACCGGTCCATCCTGGCCTGAAGCCAGGGCAGCCCCCGAAACTCAGGCCCCGGCCGCCTTCAGGACCGTACGCCCCACCTCGGCAATTGCGGCGTCGCGGGCGTCTTCCGGGGCCGTCGAGCCGCTCAGGAACACCGCCACGGCAAACTGGCGGCCGTCCTTGAGGCGGTAGAGGCCGATATCGTTGCTGGCCGGGGTCAGGCCCAGGTCGGTGCGGGCACCGCCGGTCTTGTGGGCCAGGCTGGCCCCCTCCGGCAGGGCGGCTTTCAGCCGGCCCTGACCGGTTCTCGTCGCGGTCATGATGGCCAGTAACCGCTCGGTCGAGGCCCGGGAGATCAGGTGCCCGGCCTGCAGCGCCGCCAGGAAGCGCACCGCCGCCAGGGGCGTGGCCGTGTCACGCGGATCGGTCAGATAGTCGGCCATGGCCCGGCGACGGGTGGCCTCCGGGACGGCCAGCATCACCGGCTTGAAGGCCTGGCCCCGCCAGGCGGCGCGGAACGAGGCCATGCCGGCAATATCGGGCTGGAGTTGTCGCTCATAGCGATCGATCCGGAAGTCGGGAATGGCCTTCTGGGTCAGCCAGGCGGTCAGGGCGCCCGGTCCGCCGATCCGGTTCAGCAGCACGTCGGCGGCGGTGTTGTCGCTGGCCCCGCTGGCCGCTTCCAGCAGCTCGGCGACGCTGTAGTCTGTGCGTCCGGGCCAGGACTCGGCGATCGGGCTGAAGGGGGGCGACAGGTCGATGTCCCGGATCGTGATCACCTCGTCCAGGCGGATCTCGCCCCGATCGACCCCCGACAGGACCGCCGCGCCCAGCGGCGCCTTGAACACGCTCTGCAGGGGAAACCGCCGGTCGCCGTTGAAGGTCACGGTCTGGCCGGTCTGGATGTCGCAGACGGCCACACCCAGCTGGCCGGGAGCCGCGCGATCGGCCACGGCCTGCAGGCTTTGGGTCAGGGCCTTGGCATCGAACACGGGCTCGAGCTGGCCCAGCATCGGGGCTTTCTCGGTACAGCCCGAGGTCACGGCAGCGGCAGACAGCAGAAAGGCGCGGCGATGCATGGACGTGTTTCCCACGGCCGAACGCGGCCGTAAACGCGGGTCCCGCAGGGAGGGGACTTGCATCGGAACGCCCGGCGACGGCAAAGGGACGTCATGAGCCCGTCTTCCGTTCCGCCCTGCGTGATCCTCAACGAACCCCAACTGGCCGAGAACATCGGCGCGGTCGCCCGGGTCATGGCCAATTTCGGCCTGTCCGACCTGCGTCTGGTGCGGCCGCGCGACGGCTGGCCCCAGGAGCGGGCCTGGCCCTCAGCCTCCGGCGCCGACTGGCCGCTGGACAATGCCAAGGTGTTCGACACCCTGGAAGCGGCGATCGCCGATCTGAAACTGGTCTTCGCCACCACAGCCCGGCCGCGCGAGACGCGCCTGCCGGTCCTGACCCCGCGCGAAGCCGCAGCCCAGCTCTCGGCGGATGTGGCGCTTGGCCGGGCGGTCGGGCTGCTGTTCGGTGGCGAACGGGCCGGGCTGGAGACCGATGACATCGCCCTGTGCCAGGGCATTGTCAGCATCCCGATCGACGCGCGCTTCCGCTCCCTGAACCTGGCCCAGGCCGTGTCGATCACGGCCTATGAGTGGAAGATGACGGTCGATGACCGGCCCTGGGTGAAGTTCGAGCAGAATGTCGAGGACCCGGCTGACCAGTCCAGCCTGCTCGGCCTCTATGGCCAGCTGGAAGACGAGCTGGAAAAGGCCGGTTTCTATCATCCGCCGGAGAAGAAGCCGTCGATGGTCCGCAACCTGCGGGCGCCCCTGGCCCGCGCCCGGCTGACCGAGCAGGAGGTGCGCACCTTCCGCGGCGTGGTCACCGCCCTGTCGCGCGGGCGCGGCCGGGTTCTGGCCAAGCTGGCGGCCAAGGGCGTGAAGGATGAGCCGGAAACCTAGGCCCGCTTTCCGGCTGACAAAACTCCGAGACAGAGAGAACCCGGCCGCGCTAACCTGATTTCAAACAGATGTTGGGGGGGCGATATGAACCGTCGGGAACTGCTGGCCGTGGCCGCGGCTCTTGGGCTGGTGCCGGGTCTCGCGCGCGCCCAGGGCGCGGATGCGGCGACCCTGGCGCGCGATGCCTGGCTGTTTGCCCTGCCGTGGATCGAGATGGCCACGACCCGGGCCCGGGTGTTCAAGCGCGGGGCGCGTCCCAACCGGATCTATCACCGTCGCAAGCTTTCCGATCACACCGATCGCAGCGTCACGACGCCCAATAATGACACCCTCTATTCCCTGGCCTGGATCGACCTGACCCAGGGGCCGGTGACCCTGACGATCCCGGCCAGCGGCCAGCGCTATGTCTCGGCCGCGATCCTCAACATGTTCACCGACAATGACGTGGTGCTGGGCACGCGGGTCAATGGCGGGGCAGGGGGCGACTTCACGGTGGTGGGGCCCAGCCAGACGGCGACGGGCGACAGGGTCGTCAGGGTTCTGACCCCCCATGCCTGGATCCTGATCCGCACCCTGGTCGACGGTCCAGATGACCTGGCGGCGGCTCGAAAGGTCCAGAGCGGCTTCAAGGTCAGCGGTCCGAAGGCGGAGCGGCCCCCGGCCTATCTTGAGCGCGATGCCGACCCCGCAGCCTATTTCGCGACGGCCCGGGCCTTGCTGGCTGCCGATCCGCCGCGCCCCGAAGACGCGGCCTTCATCCAGCGGTCGGCGGGCCTGCTGACCGATGGCCCGTTCGACGCCGCAGCCCTGGCGGCCGGGGTCGCCCAGGCCCGGGCCGTCGCCAAACTGGCCTCGGGACGGGTCGCGTTCGTCAATGGCTGGTCCTATCCCAAGCCCAATCTCGGCTATCACGGCGTCGACTATGGCTATCGCGCCATTGTCGCCCTGCAGGGTCTGGGAGCCCTGCCGGTGGCTGAAGCCATGTACATGAAGGCGGCCGGCGACAATAACAGCGGCCTGTTCAACGGCGACGGCCTCTACCGTCTGACCCTGCCGGCCCAGCTGCCGCTCGACGGTTTCTGGTCGCTGTCGATGTATGAGGCGACGGCGGACGGCCAGTACTTCTTCACGGACAATCCGATCGACCGCTACGCCATCGGCGACCGAACGCCGGGTCTGAAGCGCAATGCCGATGGGACCCTGGACCTCTGGATCAGCCGCAGCGATCCCGGCGGCGAGCGCAGCGTCAACTGGTTGCCGGCGCCCAAGGCCGGGCCGTTCTCGATGACCCTGCGCACCTATCTGCCACGGGCCGACCTGCTGGAAGGCCGGTTCCGCTTCGACCCGATCGTAAAGGTCTAGACGATGAGCGATCTGCGCGCCGCCGCCTGCGAGGCCTTTCTCTATACCCTTCCGCTGATCGAGATTGCCGCCGTCAGGGCCCGGGGGCTGGCGGTCGGGTCGCCGATGAATGCCTTCGCCTCGATGCGTAACCTGGCCGACCACCGGTCCCGGGCCGTGACGACGCCCAATAACGATACCCTTTACGCCACGGCCCAACTGGACCTGTCGGAAGGTCCCCTGACCCTGACCGTGCCGGCCTCGGGGGCGCGCTATGTGTCGCTGCAGCTGATGGATGCCTGGTCCAACAGCTTTGCGGTGCTGGGCACGCGGACGACAGGCCCTGATGGCGGGACCTTCACCCTGGTGGGACCTGACGAGGCCGCCCGCGTCGGGCCGGGCGTGATCCGCGCGCCGAGCCGGCATGTCTGGGCCCTGGCCCGCATCCTGGTGACGGGGCCTGAGGATCTGGAGGCCGCGCGCCTTGTACAGGCGGGTTTCACCGCCCAGGGACCGGCCGCGCCGCCGGTCGCCGCCCATGCCCGCCGCAGCGATCCCTGGCCGGCCTATTTCGCCAGTGCCGACCGGCTTATGAGCCAGAACCCGCCGCCCGCCAGCGACCTGGCCCTGTTGCGGCGGATTGCGCCTCTGGGTCTGGGGGACGGTCAGTTCGATCCGGAGGCCTTCACGGCCGAGCAGGGCGAGGCGATTGCGGCAGGGCTGGAAGACGGCCGCCGGGCCGCCCGTTCCGGTGGTGGCCTGTCCGGCGAAGGTTTCATCGAGGGCTGGGCCTATCCGCGCGCCAAGCTCGGTGACTTTGGCCAGGACTATATGCTGCGCGCCGCCGTCGCCCTGGGCGGTCTGGCGGCCCTGCCGCTGGTCGAGGCCACCTATCTGCGGGCCGGCCACAACGGTCAGGGCCTGTTCGACGGCACCCGCAACTGGCGCCTGCACATCCCCGCCGACCGGCCGATCCCGGTCGACTCCTTCTGGTCGCTCAGCCTCTATGAAGCGACGCCGGACAAGCAGTTCTTCTTCACGGAAAACCCGCTGAACCGTTATGCGATCGGCGACCGCACGCCGGGTCTGGTCTGGAATGCCGACGGCTCGCTGGACCTGTGGATCGGCCATGCCGAGCCCGATGCCGAGCGGGTCAGCAACTGGCTGCCGGCCCCGGCCGGACCCTTTGCCCTGTTCATGCGTGCTTACCTGCCGCAGCCACACTTGCTAGACGGTGGCTACCGTCTGCCCCCCGTCGAGGAGATCTGAGTCGTGAAGACCCGCGCCGCCGTAGCCTTCGCCGCCAAGCAACCGCTCGAGATCGTCGAGGTCGACCTGGAAGGTCCCCGCGCCGGCGAGGTGCTGATCGAAATCAAGGCCACGGGCGTCTGCCATACCGACGCCTATACGCTGGACGGCCTGGACAGCGAGGGCCTGTTCCCCTCGATCCTGGGCCACGAAGGCGCGGGCGTGGTCGTCGAGGTCGGCCCCGGCGTCACCAGCCTGGCGGTCGGCGACCACGTGATCCCGCTCTACACGCCCGAATGTCGCCAGTGCAAAAGCTGCCTGAGCGGGAAGACCAATCTCTGCACGGCCATTCGCGCCACCCAGGGCAAGGGCCTGATGCCCGATGGCACCAGCCGCTTCTCCTACAAGGGCCAGACCATCCACCATTATATGGGCTGCTCGACCTTCTCGAACTACACGGTCCTGCCCGAGATCGCAGTGGCCCGCATCCGCAAGGACGCCCCGTTCAAGACCGCCTGCTATTGCGGCTGCGGCGTGACGACGGGCGTCGGGGCTGTGGTCAACACCGCCAAGGTCGAGCCGGGCGCCAATGCCGTGGTGTTCGGCCTGGGCGGCATCGGCCTGAACGTTATCCAGGGCCTGAAGCTGGTCGGCGCCAACATGATCATCGGCGTCGACATCAATCCCGACCGCGAGGCCTGGGGCCGGCAGTTCGGCATGACCCACTTCGTCAATCCCAAGGCCATCGACGGCGACATCGTCGCCCATCTTGTGGCCCTGACCGACGGCGGGGCCGACTACACCTTCGACGCCACCGGCAATACCACGGTCATGCGCCAGGCTCTGGAAGCCTGCCATCGCGGCTGGGGCGAAAGCATCATCATCGGCGTGGCCGAGGCCGGCAAGGAGATCGCCACCCGTCCGTTCCAGCTGGTCACCGGCCGGGTCTGGAAAGGCACCGCCTTCGGCGGCGCGCGCGGCCGCACCGACACGCCCAAGATCGTCGACTGGTACATGGACGGCAAGATCCAGATCGACCCGATGATCACCCACGTCCTGCCGCTGGAGCGGATCAACGAGGCGTTCGACCTGATGCACGCGGGTGAGAGCATCCGGACGGTGGTGACGTTCTGATGCGAAAGCGGTTCGGGGCGTCGCTGATGCTGTTGGCAATGACGGCGTGTCGCGCCCCTGAACCGCTAACCAAGGACGATCCGCCCGTAGCTGAAGCTGCGCCTCTGAAGCCTGGCCTGGTTATGCTCTCCGAGGCGTTTGCGGTCGTTTCCCCGGAAGGGTTCTCGCTCTCGAAACCCGACAAGCAAATGGATTTCGACATCTATGAGGTTCGCAAGGGAGCGACGCCTTACGTGAAGATCTACGTTGGCAACTTTCCGACGTTTCCCACGGAGGGAGAGGAGCGCGCTGCTCCCAGCAAGCCGATCGTCCGGGATAGTGCGCGGATTACTCATCCAAGCGGTCTGACGACCGAAGAATTCCTTTTGCCCACTACGTCCAAGGATTGGCCTCGCGCTATCCACGTCTGGGCGCTGGAAGTGCCGGGCGATCAGGAAGTCGCCAATCGCATCGCCTCGGGCATAACCGCTAGGTAGCAAACACATGACCGTCGAAATCACCGCCACCCACCGCCTGCACGACGGCGCCCTGCGCTACTGCAAGCACGTCAGCGCCAGCACCGGCACGCCGATGAAGTTCACGGTGTGGACGCCGGACGGGGAGGGGCCGTTTCCCTATCTCGTCTGGCTGTCGGGCCTGACCTGCACCGAAGACAACTTCACCACCAAGTCCGGCGTCTATGAGCACGCCGCCCGGTTCGGGATCGCCATCGTCGCGCCCGACACTTCGCCGCGTGGTGAAGGCGTTGCCGACGATCCGGCCTATGACCTGGGGCAGGGGGCGGGCTTCTATGTCGACGCCACGCAAGCGCCCTGGGCGCCGCACTTCCAGATGTATTCCTATGTCACCAAGGACCTGCTGGAGGCCGTCGACGGCGCCTTCCCGCTGGACCCGGCCCGGCGAGGGATCTTCGGTCACTCGATGGGCGGCCACGGGGCCCTGACCCTCGCCCTGCGCAACCCCGACCTTTTCAAGTCGGTCAGCGCCTTTTCGCCCATCGTCTCACCGCTGAACTGCCCGTGGGGCGACAAGGCGATGACCGCCTATCTGGGCGAGGACCGCGCCGCCTGGCGGGCCCACGACGCCTGCGCCCTGATCGAGGACGGAGCAGGGCAAAGCTTCGACGACATCCTGATCGAACAGGGCCTGGCCGACAGTTTCCTCGAGAACCAGCTGAAGCCTGAACTGATCGAGGCTGCCGCTACGAAGGCCGGCCGCAAGATCACGGTGCGACGCCAGGACGGCTACGACCATAGCTACTTCTTCATCACGTCGTTCATCGGCGAGCACCTGGCCTGGCACGCGCAAAGATTGTAGGGTTGCGAGCTACACCCGTTGCCGCAGGCGACAGGTGTGGTAGTCTTTTGCTATGGTTCCTGAGCCCTCCATCTTCGATGAGGTGGACGCCGCCAGCGAAGAGGCTGCGGACGCCGAAGGTCTGGCTGACATCGCCGCAGGCCGGGTGGTACCCCATGCAGAAGTCTCGGCCTGGCTTGAGACTTGGGGCACGCCAGATGAGAAACCCATGCCTGCGTCGTGGCTGAAGTAGTCTGGTCGCGTCGGGCGCTTTCCGACCTATTCGCAATCCGGGCCTATATTGGCCAATTCAGCCCTCTCGCCGCGCAGCGCATGGCTCGCAGGCTTCGGGTGGCCGGGGACAGTCTTGTGAACCACCCTGATCGGGGTCGTCTGGTCACAGCGACCATACGGGAGCTGGTGGTCATTTCGCCCTACATCATCCGCTATCAGATCACGGGCGATCGGGTGAACGTCATCCGTATCCGGCACGCCGCCCAGTTGTGAACATTCGGTAATTCATCCTGGGTTCAGGCGGCGGGCGCTCTTCTCACGGTCAAGTTTGTACCGGAGGGGAACCCCAATGAAATTCGCTTCGCTTGCGGCCGTCATCGCGCTGGCCTTCACCACCTCGGCCTGTGTGATCATCGACGCTGATGATCACCCCGATACCTCGGTCAATATCAGCAAGACCGATCTCGAGCCGATACAGGGCGCGACCATCGACAAGGGCGACCTGGTGATCCGGGTGTCGTCCAACGGCTGTACCAATGCCGCCGATTTTGCCGTCGAGAGCAGCCGCCGCGACGGCACCGCCAGCTTCGCCTTCACCCGCAAGCGGCCGGACCTGTGCCGGGCCCTGATGGCCGAGGGCGTCGACCTGCGCTTCCCGCTGGACGCCTATGGCGTGGAGCGCGGTGCCAAGGTGCGCGTGCGCAATCCGCTCGTGCGGCCGTAGGGCGATTTGGAGGGGCGGCGCGAGTTGACTCCCCGTCGCCCCTCCGTCATAAACCGCGCCTTCCCGCCGCCGGCTCGCCGTGTGGCGCGGGAACATATGACGGACTGATGCGACGCCGCCGTTGAGATCGCGCCTCTACTAATTGAGGCGCCGGCCCGGATCGAACTGAAGAGACTAAGATGTCCAAGCGCCATAGCGCCAAGTACAAGATCGATCGCCGTATGGGCGAAAACCTCTGGGGCCGGCCCAAGTCGCCGGTCAACCAGCGGTCCTACGGCCCCGGCCAGCACGGTCAGCGCCGCAAGCAAAAGGTTTCCGACTTCGGTCTGCAGCTGCGCGCCAAGCAAAAGCTGAAGGGCTACTACGGCAACCTGACCGAGAAGCAATTCTCGCGCACCTACGAGGAAGCCGCCCGCCGCAAGGGCAACACCTCGGAAAACCTCATCTCGCTGCTCGAGTCGCGCCTGGACGCCATTGTCTATCGCGCCAAGTTCGTGCCGACCGTGTTCGCCGCCCGCCAGTTCGTGAACCACGGCCACGTGACCGTGAACGGCAAGCGCGTCAACATCGCGTCGTACCGCTGCAAGGCCGGCGACGTCATCGCCGTCCGTGAGCGTTCGCGCAACATGGCCCTGGTGCTGGAAGCCGTCGCCTCGGCCGAACGCGACTTCGCCGAATATGTCACCGTCGACGTCAAGGGCCTGTCGGCCACCTTCGTCCGCGCTCCGGAACTGTCGGAAGTGCCGTATCCGGTGAAGATGGAACCGAACCTCGTCGTCGAATTCTACGCTTCGTAAGAAGCCCTTCGACCTCGAAGACCTATCGGAAAGGCCCCGGAGCGATCCGGGGCCTTTTTCGTTTGGCACTCTGGCAAATCCCTCTTTGGGATAGGGCTATCGCATAGGGATTAAGCTCCAAAATCTGTCATCCCGGACAAGCTCGGCGAAGCCGGGCGAAGATCCGGGACCGACCTGGAACGCGGCGCTTAGGCGTCGGTCCCGGATCTTCGCGCTGCGCGCTCGTCCGGGATGACAGCCGTGTTTTGTCATATGCGATTGCCCTGCCCTCGGGGGGCTCGGTGCCACTTCCCCCGAAAGGGGAGGATCTTTTTTAAGGTGCCCCCCTTGAACCGGACTTGGGGCTGCATAGATGTCTAAAGCGGGCCGGGCCCCTCTGACGAGTGAATGCAAGCATTCGTGATGTCGGACCGCATCGGGTGTTCTCGATGTCTGGGTCCGGTTGTCCCTCCCCCCCCCCCTCGGTCCGGATCCAGCGTTGAGAACACCCCCCGTTTGGAAAGGGAATGCTCATGCCGCTTCTGATGTGCCCCAACTGCGATAGTTCGATGCAGGCGGTGAACCGGGCCGGCGTCGAGTTTGACATGTGCCCCAAGTGCCGGGGTGTGTGGCTGGATCGCGGCGAACTGGAAAAGCTGATGGCCATGGAGCGCGAGGACGCCGCCAGTGAGGCCGCGCCGCCGCCGCGTCAGGCACCGGCGTATCAGGCTCCGCCGCAACAGCAGCACTATGCGCCGCCCCCGCGCTATGAAGAGCCTCGCCGCTACAAGGATGACGATGACCGTCATCGCTATGGGCAGCATGGCCACTACAAGAAAAAGAAGGGTTTTGATCTCTTCGATATCTTCGACTGACCAGGGACGAATGAACCACTTCAAGACCTATGTGCTGCTGGCCGGCCTGACCGCCCTGTTTATGGCGGCAGGGTTTCTTCTGGGTGGCCCGACGGGTATGCTTATCGCCCTGGTCTTCGCGCTTGGCCTGAATGCGTTCTCCTACTGGAACGCCGACAAGATCGTCCTGAAGACCTATGGCGCGGTCGAGGTGGACGAAACCCATCCCGACCGCCGCATCCGCGACTATGTGGTCGACGTGAAGGCCATGTCCCACAAGGCCGGCCTGCCCCTTCCGCGCATCTGCGTGATGGAGAACAGCCAGCCCAACGCTTTCGCCACAGGGCGCGATCCCGAGCACGCCGCCGTGGCGGCCACCACGGGTCTTCTGGCCCTGCTTGACCGCGATGAGATCGCCGGGGTCATGGCCCATGAGCTGGCCCATGTGAAGAACCGCGACACCCTGACCATGACGGTGACGGCCATCATTGCCGGCGCCATCTCGGCCCTGGCCAATTTCGGTCTGTTCTTCGGCGGTTCGCGCGAAGGTGACCGGCCTGGCGGGATGATCGGGGCCATCGCCATCGCCATTCTGGCGCCCATTGCGGCCATGCTGGTGCAGATGGCCATCAGCCGTTCGCGTGAATATGAGGCCGATCGCGTGGGGGCCCAGATCGGTGGCGACCCTGCCGCCCTGGCGCGCGCCCTGCAGAAGATCGAAGCCTATGCCCGCGGCGGGGCGGTGAACCACGAGGCCGAGCGCAATCCGGCCACGGCCCACATGTTCATCATCAATCCGCTGAACGGCAGCGGGGCCGACAACCTGTTCTCGACCCATCCAGCCACCCCCAACCGCGTTGAGGCCCTTCTGGCCCTGGGCGTGGCGCAGGGTGGGCGGATCCGGCGCGCAGGCACCGCCGTGCCGGTCAGCACGCCGCGCCGGAGAGGGCCCTGGAGCTAGTTCGCCTCCACCGGCAGCACCGGATTGTATTCCCAACCCCAGGGCACCCACCTCGCCCAGGGCTGGCTTCCTGGGGCTTGGTGCGGCCAAGGCGGGGGCCGAGCGCGCCAGAACCGCCGCGAGGCCAAGAATGCCGTTGCGCATCATGTGTCTCTCCCCAAGGATCGCGGCGACAGTCCCCCGGGGTTCGTACCGCCGTCTATGCCGCCCTCCCGTCGCTCTCTGCTGGTTTCAGGCCTGGCTCTGATCGTGGCTGGCTGCGCCACGCGGCCGAGTCTGATCGTGTCCGATGGGGTCTGGCCGGAACTGGAGCCCGTCGGGGTGACGGTCGGACGCGAGGGAC of the Caulobacter henricii genome contains:
- the bla gene encoding class A beta-lactamase; its protein translation is MHRRAFLLSAAAVTSGCTEKAPMLGQLEPVFDAKALTQSLQAVADRAAPGQLGVAVCDIQTGQTVTFNGDRRFPLQSVFKAPLGAAVLSGVDRGEIRLDEVITIRDIDLSPPFSPIAESWPGRTDYSVAELLEAASGASDNTAADVLLNRIGGPGALTAWLTQKAIPDFRIDRYERQLQPDIAGMASFRAAWRGQAFKPVMLAVPEATRRRAMADYLTDPRDTATPLAAVRFLAALQAGHLISRASTERLLAIMTATRTGQGRLKAALPEGASLAHKTGGARTDLGLTPASNDIGLYRLKDGRQFAVAVFLSGSTAPEDARDAAIAEVGRTVLKAAGA
- a CDS encoding RNA methyltransferase: MSPSSVPPCVILNEPQLAENIGAVARVMANFGLSDLRLVRPRDGWPQERAWPSASGADWPLDNAKVFDTLEAAIADLKLVFATTARPRETRLPVLTPREAAAQLSADVALGRAVGLLFGGERAGLETDDIALCQGIVSIPIDARFRSLNLAQAVSITAYEWKMTVDDRPWVKFEQNVEDPADQSSLLGLYGQLEDELEKAGFYHPPEKKPSMVRNLRAPLARARLTEQEVRTFRGVVTALSRGRGRVLAKLAAKGVKDEPET
- a CDS encoding DUF1254 domain-containing protein, which encodes MNRRELLAVAAALGLVPGLARAQGADAATLARDAWLFALPWIEMATTRARVFKRGARPNRIYHRRKLSDHTDRSVTTPNNDTLYSLAWIDLTQGPVTLTIPASGQRYVSAAILNMFTDNDVVLGTRVNGGAGGDFTVVGPSQTATGDRVVRVLTPHAWILIRTLVDGPDDLAAARKVQSGFKVSGPKAERPPAYLERDADPAAYFATARALLAADPPRPEDAAFIQRSAGLLTDGPFDAAALAAGVAQARAVAKLASGRVAFVNGWSYPKPNLGYHGVDYGYRAIVALQGLGALPVAEAMYMKAAGDNNSGLFNGDGLYRLTLPAQLPLDGFWSLSMYEATADGQYFFTDNPIDRYAIGDRTPGLKRNADGTLDLWISRSDPGGERSVNWLPAPKAGPFSMTLRTYLPRADLLEGRFRFDPIVKV
- a CDS encoding DUF1254 domain-containing protein, yielding MSDLRAAACEAFLYTLPLIEIAAVRARGLAVGSPMNAFASMRNLADHRSRAVTTPNNDTLYATAQLDLSEGPLTLTVPASGARYVSLQLMDAWSNSFAVLGTRTTGPDGGTFTLVGPDEAARVGPGVIRAPSRHVWALARILVTGPEDLEAARLVQAGFTAQGPAAPPVAAHARRSDPWPAYFASADRLMSQNPPPASDLALLRRIAPLGLGDGQFDPEAFTAEQGEAIAAGLEDGRRAARSGGGLSGEGFIEGWAYPRAKLGDFGQDYMLRAAVALGGLAALPLVEATYLRAGHNGQGLFDGTRNWRLHIPADRPIPVDSFWSLSLYEATPDKQFFFTENPLNRYAIGDRTPGLVWNADGSLDLWIGHAEPDAERVSNWLPAPAGPFALFMRAYLPQPHLLDGGYRLPPVEEI
- a CDS encoding S-(hydroxymethyl)glutathione dehydrogenase/class III alcohol dehydrogenase, whose translation is MKTRAAVAFAAKQPLEIVEVDLEGPRAGEVLIEIKATGVCHTDAYTLDGLDSEGLFPSILGHEGAGVVVEVGPGVTSLAVGDHVIPLYTPECRQCKSCLSGKTNLCTAIRATQGKGLMPDGTSRFSYKGQTIHHYMGCSTFSNYTVLPEIAVARIRKDAPFKTACYCGCGVTTGVGAVVNTAKVEPGANAVVFGLGGIGLNVIQGLKLVGANMIIGVDINPDREAWGRQFGMTHFVNPKAIDGDIVAHLVALTDGGADYTFDATGNTTVMRQALEACHRGWGESIIIGVAEAGKEIATRPFQLVTGRVWKGTAFGGARGRTDTPKIVDWYMDGKIQIDPMITHVLPLERINEAFDLMHAGESIRTVVTF
- the fghA gene encoding S-formylglutathione hydrolase; protein product: MTVEITATHRLHDGALRYCKHVSASTGTPMKFTVWTPDGEGPFPYLVWLSGLTCTEDNFTTKSGVYEHAARFGIAIVAPDTSPRGEGVADDPAYDLGQGAGFYVDATQAPWAPHFQMYSYVTKDLLEAVDGAFPLDPARRGIFGHSMGGHGALTLALRNPDLFKSVSAFSPIVSPLNCPWGDKAMTAYLGEDRAAWRAHDACALIEDGAGQSFDDILIEQGLADSFLENQLKPELIEAAATKAGRKITVRRQDGYDHSYFFITSFIGEHLAWHAQRL
- a CDS encoding type II toxin-antitoxin system RelE/ParE family toxin: MAEVVWSRRALSDLFAIRAYIGQFSPLAAQRMARRLRVAGDSLVNHPDRGRLVTATIRELVVISPYIIRYQITGDRVNVIRIRHAAQL
- the rpsD gene encoding 30S ribosomal protein S4 encodes the protein MSKRHSAKYKIDRRMGENLWGRPKSPVNQRSYGPGQHGQRRKQKVSDFGLQLRAKQKLKGYYGNLTEKQFSRTYEEAARRKGNTSENLISLLESRLDAIVYRAKFVPTVFAARQFVNHGHVTVNGKRVNIASYRCKAGDVIAVRERSRNMALVLEAVASAERDFAEYVTVDVKGLSATFVRAPELSEVPYPVKMEPNLVVEFYAS
- a CDS encoding zf-TFIIB domain-containing protein, producing the protein MPLLMCPNCDSSMQAVNRAGVEFDMCPKCRGVWLDRGELEKLMAMEREDAASEAAPPPRQAPAYQAPPQQQHYAPPPRYEEPRRYKDDDDRHRYGQHGHYKKKKGFDLFDIFD
- the htpX gene encoding zinc metalloprotease HtpX, with product MNHFKTYVLLAGLTALFMAAGFLLGGPTGMLIALVFALGLNAFSYWNADKIVLKTYGAVEVDETHPDRRIRDYVVDVKAMSHKAGLPLPRICVMENSQPNAFATGRDPEHAAVAATTGLLALLDRDEIAGVMAHELAHVKNRDTLTMTVTAIIAGAISALANFGLFFGGSREGDRPGGMIGAIAIAILAPIAAMLVQMAISRSREYEADRVGAQIGGDPAALARALQKIEAYARGGAVNHEAERNPATAHMFIINPLNGSGADNLFSTHPATPNRVEALLALGVAQGGRIRRAGTAVPVSTPRRRGPWS